In one Salvelinus fontinalis isolate EN_2023a chromosome 16, ASM2944872v1, whole genome shotgun sequence genomic region, the following are encoded:
- the id2a gene encoding DNA-binding protein inhibitor ID-2a has protein sequence MKAISPVRSFRKNSANLSEHSLGISRSKTPVDDPLSLLYNMNDCYSKLKELVPSIPQNKNVSKMEILQHVIDYILDLQIALDSNVAITSLHHPRPGQATSRTPLTTLNTDISILSLQSPEFPSELITDDSRNLHR, from the exons ATGAAAGCAATAAGCCCAGTAAGATCTTTCCGGAAAAACAGCGCGAATCTGTCTGAACATAGTCTGGGAATCTCTCGGAGCAAGACTCCGGTGGATGATCCATTAAGCCTGCTTTACAACATGAACGACTGCTACTCCAAGCTGAAGGAGCTCGTGCCCAGCATCCCTCAAAACAAAAACGTGAGTAAGATGGAAATCCTGCAGCATGTCATCGACTATATTCTGGACCTGCAGATCGCACTTGACTCCAATGTCGCAATAACGAGCCTCCATCACCCGCGACCGGGGCAAGCGACATCCAGGACTCCCCTGACAACTCTCAATACAGATATCAGCATCTTGTCATTACAG TCTCCGGAGTTCCCATCAGAGCTGATAACAGATGACAGCAGGAATCTTCATCGTTAA